The proteins below come from a single Asanoa ferruginea genomic window:
- a CDS encoding SigB/SigF/SigG family RNA polymerase sigma factor, which produces MTTTVARRRSTADPATDADYASTATALLAVLTTMPVDHPGRARARERAIEAWLPLARRLAQRYAGRGEPTDDLVQTASLGLVMAIDRFDPARGIDFPGFAIPTILGGIKRHFRDLTWAVRVPRRLQELRMAITTADVALTRTLHRSPTVAEVAGYLGVSEEDVLEGLEGIRAYRATSLSTPVGDDSGATELGDMLGGVDPDFELTENRLALGLALQRLDDRDRRILTLRFYGNLSQTEIAERVGISQMHVSRLITGALATLRHHLDGEDA; this is translated from the coding sequence ATGACCACCACCGTCGCGCGGCGACGCAGCACAGCTGATCCGGCTACTGACGCCGATTACGCGTCGACCGCGACCGCGCTACTCGCCGTCCTGACCACCATGCCCGTTGACCACCCTGGTCGCGCCAGAGCGCGTGAGCGGGCGATCGAGGCTTGGCTCCCGCTGGCCCGCCGCCTTGCCCAGCGGTACGCCGGTCGCGGCGAGCCGACCGACGACCTGGTCCAGACCGCGTCGCTCGGGCTGGTCATGGCCATAGATCGGTTCGACCCCGCCCGCGGCATCGACTTCCCGGGGTTCGCTATCCCGACCATCCTCGGTGGGATCAAGCGCCACTTTCGTGACCTCACCTGGGCGGTGCGTGTGCCGCGCCGGCTGCAGGAGTTGCGCATGGCGATCACCACGGCCGATGTAGCGCTGACTCGCACCCTCCATCGCTCGCCGACCGTGGCCGAGGTTGCCGGCTATCTGGGCGTCAGCGAGGAGGACGTCCTCGAGGGCCTCGAAGGGATCCGCGCCTACCGCGCCACGTCACTGTCCACACCGGTTGGTGACGACAGCGGTGCTACGGAACTCGGCGACATGTTGGGTGGCGTCGATCCTGACTTCGAGCTCACCGAGAACCGCCTGGCGCTGGGCCTGGCACTGCAGCGGCTCGACGACCGGGACCGCCGAATTCTGACCTTGCGGTTCTACGGCAATCTCAGTCAGACGGAGATCGCCGAGCGGGTAGGCATTTCCCAGATGCACGTTTCCCGTCTCATCACCGGGGCCTTGGCCACGCTGCGCCACCACCTCGACGGCGAGGATGCCTAA
- a CDS encoding AI-2E family transporter, producing MPPFSGRTAAHYARVVEAPPTVDDGIPRGVRIAGAWAWRVVLFIAAAYLLLKLIGVLSVVVIPVAVALLLAALFEPAAAGLRNRGVSRSLAAGLVLVTGLLVVGGGLTLIVQTFISQFDDLSTQVGQGVDEVQNWLAQGPLHLSQTQLSDGIERLEQTLTKNQGALTSGALSTATTLGEVVAGFFVVLFTLFFFLRDGGQIWRFLCRLLPRAAQIPAARAGHYSWHTLVSYVRATVLVAFVDAVGIGIGLAVLRVPLALPLAALVFLGGFIPVVGATLSGTVAILVALVTQGPVTALIVLGIVIAVQQLEGHVLQPLIMGRAVALHPLAVILAIATGVVTAGIVGGLVAVPLLAVSNTAVRYLAAHPAGEPTPDREPPGTEATEPDQATAEEITERSDPAAPLGGENATDPGSHQPASTPDRGPRR from the coding sequence ATGCCACCTTTCAGCGGCCGCACGGCCGCCCACTACGCACGGGTCGTGGAGGCCCCGCCGACCGTCGACGACGGCATTCCCCGCGGCGTACGAATTGCGGGCGCCTGGGCGTGGCGGGTGGTCCTGTTCATCGCCGCCGCGTACCTGCTGCTGAAGCTCATCGGCGTGCTCAGCGTCGTGGTCATCCCAGTCGCGGTGGCGCTACTGCTGGCCGCCTTGTTCGAACCGGCCGCCGCCGGGCTGCGCAACCGCGGCGTCAGTCGCTCTCTTGCCGCCGGTCTCGTACTCGTCACCGGTCTGCTCGTCGTCGGTGGCGGTCTCACCCTGATCGTGCAGACGTTCATCAGCCAGTTCGACGACCTCTCCACCCAGGTCGGTCAGGGCGTCGACGAGGTGCAGAACTGGCTTGCCCAAGGCCCCCTGCACCTGTCCCAAACCCAGCTGAGCGACGGCATCGAACGCCTCGAGCAGACCCTGACAAAGAACCAGGGCGCCCTCACCTCCGGCGCGCTGAGCACCGCGACGACTCTCGGCGAGGTCGTAGCCGGGTTCTTCGTCGTGCTGTTCACCCTCTTCTTCTTCCTGCGCGACGGCGGCCAGATCTGGCGATTCCTATGCCGTCTCCTCCCCCGCGCCGCCCAGATTCCCGCCGCCCGGGCCGGGCACTACTCGTGGCACACCCTGGTGTCCTACGTACGGGCAACTGTCCTGGTCGCATTCGTCGACGCCGTCGGCATCGGCATCGGGCTCGCCGTCCTGCGCGTACCCCTTGCGCTGCCCCTCGCCGCCCTGGTCTTCCTCGGCGGGTTCATCCCCGTCGTCGGCGCCACGCTGTCCGGGACCGTCGCGATCCTCGTCGCCCTCGTCACCCAGGGACCGGTCACCGCACTCATCGTGCTCGGCATCGTGATCGCCGTCCAACAACTTGAAGGCCACGTCCTGCAGCCGCTCATCATGGGGCGCGCCGTCGCGCTGCACCCGCTCGCGGTCATCCTCGCCATCGCCACCGGCGTCGTCACCGCGGGAATCGTCGGCGGCCTGGTCGCCGTCCCGCTGCTGGCCGTCAGCAACACCGCCGTGCGATACCTTGCCGCCCACCCCGCCGGCGAGCCCACCCCCGACCGGGAGCCGCCCGGCACCGAAGCCACCGAGCCCGACCAGGCCACCGCCGAGGAGATCACAGAGCGTTCCGACCCGGCTGCGCCGCTGGGAGGGGAGAACGCGACGGACCCGGGCTCCCACCAGCCGGCGTCGACGCCGGACCGCGGCCCTCGCCGGTAA
- a CDS encoding zinc-ribbon domain-containing protein translates to MEVPMFLIFGLRTKAQLLGLVSMACHVCGQTGSLQLVRESTKLSLFFVPLVPIRTGYVLYCPNPVCGARVKIEADEARGLLAAGVGSPR, encoded by the coding sequence ATGGAAGTGCCGATGTTTCTGATCTTTGGCCTCCGCACGAAGGCTCAACTATTGGGGCTCGTGTCGATGGCTTGCCACGTGTGCGGACAAACCGGCAGCCTCCAACTCGTCCGCGAATCCACCAAGCTCAGTCTTTTCTTCGTTCCTTTGGTGCCAATCAGAACGGGGTACGTGTTGTATTGCCCCAACCCCGTCTGTGGCGCCCGCGTCAAGATAGAAGCCGACGAGGCGCGCGGCCTGCTCGCTGCGGGCGTCGGCTCCCCGCGTTGA
- a CDS encoding hemerythrin domain-containing protein: MSTDAIVLLKQDHKEIKRPFKAFQGADSPKRRGELVEKIIEELTVHTYIENECMYPETRQLLPDLEDDILESYEEHHVADVLCIELAAMSSDDERFEAKTTVLIENVTHHIEEEEEEWFPKVREGLGRKKLQEIGERMLELKEKAPRHPTSPGALKKAIDALTA; encoded by the coding sequence ATGTCGACGGACGCGATCGTTCTGCTCAAGCAGGACCACAAGGAAATCAAACGGCCGTTCAAGGCCTTCCAGGGAGCCGATTCGCCCAAGCGCCGCGGCGAACTGGTCGAGAAGATCATCGAAGAGCTGACGGTGCACACCTACATCGAGAACGAGTGCATGTATCCGGAGACCCGCCAGCTCCTGCCCGACCTCGAAGACGACATTCTCGAGTCATATGAAGAGCACCACGTCGCCGACGTGCTGTGCATCGAGCTCGCCGCGATGTCCTCTGACGACGAGCGCTTCGAGGCGAAGACCACGGTGCTCATCGAGAACGTCACGCACCACATCGAGGAGGAAGAAGAGGAGTGGTTCCCGAAGGTTCGCGAGGGCCTTGGCCGCAAGAAGCTCCAAGAGATCGGCGAGCGGATGCTGGAGCTCAAGGAGAAGGCCCCGCGCCACCCAACCTCGCCTGGCGCGCTGAAGAAGGCCATCGACGCATTGACCGCCTAA
- a CDS encoding SDR family NAD(P)-dependent oxidoreductase: protein MGTGAQDRRVVVITGASSGIGRATALAFADRGDRLVLAARSDSALQAVAAECAARGAQVIVESVDVNDGRAIRDLSDVAAGAFGRIDVWVHTAAVMAYGRFEDVPAEVFDRVVRTDLLGSAAVARVALARFRAQDAGVLVLGGSLLGVIAAPYMSAYITSKWGLRGLARVLRQETRDAPGIHVCLVEPGGVNTPIYRTAANYAGRVGRPPSPVDRPEKVAAAIVKVAGHPRRSVSVGWANPLIRLGFSATPGAYDLLVGPLMRRGGPVPRTGRREHRQRLRAFARTGGHYRVLGPAVAQARRRVGRRRGAGGGRGRGPANPSGTDTLTRFLLREGEQTMARTEHLIAATREDVFAVLANGWTYSDWVVGTAHIRDVDDGWPEPGSRIHHKAGPWPLSIHESTVSLVCEPPTRLVMRPRLWPFGEATVHITLREMGKHTRIVIEEQFSGGPLLVLRNQLNDMLLGRRNRESLRRLGDVVERSG from the coding sequence ATGGGAACAGGCGCACAAGATCGCCGGGTCGTCGTGATTACCGGCGCGTCGAGTGGGATCGGCCGTGCCACCGCGTTGGCGTTCGCCGACCGCGGCGATCGGCTTGTCCTGGCCGCGCGGTCGGACTCCGCGTTGCAGGCGGTCGCTGCCGAGTGCGCCGCACGCGGCGCCCAGGTCATCGTGGAGTCGGTCGACGTCAACGACGGCCGAGCGATTCGCGACCTGAGCGACGTGGCCGCCGGCGCGTTCGGCCGGATCGACGTCTGGGTGCACACGGCGGCCGTAATGGCCTACGGGCGCTTCGAAGACGTCCCCGCCGAGGTTTTCGACCGTGTGGTGCGGACGGATCTGCTCGGTTCAGCGGCGGTGGCGAGAGTGGCACTGGCCCGTTTCCGCGCCCAGGACGCCGGCGTGCTGGTGCTCGGCGGTTCATTGCTCGGCGTGATCGCTGCGCCATACATGAGCGCCTATATCACCAGCAAGTGGGGCCTACGAGGGCTGGCGCGGGTGCTTCGGCAGGAGACCCGGGATGCCCCTGGAATCCATGTATGTCTGGTCGAACCCGGTGGTGTCAACACGCCGATCTATCGCACCGCCGCCAACTACGCCGGCCGGGTCGGCCGGCCGCCGTCGCCCGTCGACCGTCCAGAGAAGGTGGCCGCTGCCATTGTCAAGGTGGCTGGACATCCGCGACGCTCGGTGTCCGTCGGATGGGCGAACCCGTTGATCCGGCTGGGGTTCTCGGCGACGCCGGGGGCCTACGACCTGTTGGTCGGTCCGCTCATGCGCCGGGGGGGGCCTGTCCCGCGAACCGGTCGCCGCGAACACCGGCAACGTCTTCGCGCCTTTGCCCGGACAGGCGGCCACTACCGCGTCCTGGGGCCGGCAGTGGCTCAGGCCCGTCGCCGCGTCGGCAGGCGCCGCGGCGCTGGTGGCGGGCGCGGTCGTGGGCCGGCGAATCCATCCGGCACCGACACGCTGACCCGTTTCCTCCTCCGTGAAGGCGAGCAGACCATGGCCCGAACCGAACACCTGATCGCCGCGACACGCGAGGACGTTTTCGCCGTCCTGGCAAACGGCTGGACCTACAGCGACTGGGTCGTCGGCACCGCACACATCCGCGACGTCGACGATGGCTGGCCCGAACCGGGTAGCCGGATCCATCACAAGGCAGGCCCATGGCCGCTGTCGATCCATGAGTCCACCGTCTCACTGGTCTGCGAACCACCCACCCGACTGGTGATGCGACCGAGGCTGTGGCCGTTCGGCGAGGCCACCGTCCACATCACCCTGAGAGAGATGGGGAAGCACACCCGGATCGTCATCGAAGAGCAGTTCAGCGGCGGACCCCTGCTCGTCCTGCGCAACCAACTCAACGACATGCTCCTCGGTCGTCGCAATCGGGAGTCACTGCGGCGTCTCGGCGACGTCGTCGAGCGGTCTGGCTGA
- a CDS encoding zinc-dependent alcohol dehydrogenase has translation MKALTWQGTEKVSVETVPDPRIQEPTDAIVRITSTAICGSDLHLYDVLGMYLDPGDILGHEPMGIVEEVGPEVTHIAPGDRVVVPFNISCGHCWMCERGYFAQCETTQVRDEGKGAALFGYTKLYGHVPGAQAEYLRVPQAQFGPIKVPAEHPDERFLFLSDVLTTSWQAFRFTDVPPGGTCAVIGLGPIGQLTARVARHLGAERVIAVDNVPERLEMARRHDIEVIDTRAVDDVPDAIMTLTNGRGADGVVDAVGMEAHGSPLQHFAQRAAGKLPDSLARAATEKFGVDRMAALNTALGSVRRAGTVSIIGVYGGQANPLPMMDLFDKGVTLRMGQAHVKRWVDEIMPALTGDDDPLGTEDLTTHQLPLTEGPHGYEIFKAKQDGCIKVVLKP, from the coding sequence GTGAAGGCGCTGACGTGGCAAGGCACCGAGAAAGTCTCGGTCGAGACGGTTCCCGACCCGCGGATCCAGGAGCCGACCGATGCGATCGTACGCATCACGTCGACCGCCATCTGCGGCTCGGACCTGCACCTCTACGACGTCCTCGGGATGTATCTCGACCCCGGTGACATCCTCGGCCACGAACCGATGGGCATCGTCGAGGAGGTCGGCCCGGAGGTCACCCACATCGCGCCCGGCGATCGGGTGGTGGTGCCGTTCAACATCTCCTGTGGCCACTGCTGGATGTGCGAACGGGGCTATTTCGCGCAGTGCGAGACGACCCAGGTCCGCGACGAGGGCAAGGGCGCGGCGCTGTTCGGCTACACCAAGCTCTACGGCCACGTCCCCGGCGCGCAGGCGGAGTATCTGCGGGTGCCGCAGGCCCAGTTCGGACCCATCAAGGTTCCGGCCGAACACCCCGACGAGCGGTTCCTCTTCCTCTCCGACGTGCTCACCACCTCGTGGCAGGCGTTCCGTTTCACCGACGTCCCGCCCGGCGGCACCTGCGCCGTCATCGGCCTCGGTCCGATCGGACAGCTGACCGCCCGCGTCGCCCGCCACCTCGGTGCCGAGCGGGTCATCGCCGTCGACAACGTCCCGGAACGGCTCGAGATGGCACGCCGGCACGACATCGAGGTGATCGACACCAGAGCCGTCGACGACGTACCCGATGCGATCATGACCTTGACCAACGGACGTGGTGCGGACGGCGTCGTCGACGCTGTCGGCATGGAGGCACACGGCTCGCCTCTCCAACATTTCGCGCAACGCGCCGCCGGCAAGCTTCCCGACAGCCTCGCCCGCGCGGCGACCGAAAAGTTCGGCGTGGACCGCATGGCGGCACTGAACACCGCCCTGGGCAGCGTCCGCCGGGCCGGCACGGTTTCGATCATCGGTGTGTATGGCGGCCAGGCCAACCCGCTGCCCATGATGGACCTGTTCGACAAAGGTGTGACCCTCCGGATGGGCCAGGCACACGTCAAACGCTGGGTCGACGAGATCATGCCCGCCCTGACCGGCGACGACGACCCGTTGGGCACCGAGGACCTCACCACCCACCAGCTCCCGCTGACCGAGGGCCCGCACGGCTACGAGATCTTCAAGGCGAAGCAGGACGGCTGCATCAAGGTCGTCCTCAAACCATGA
- a CDS encoding helix-turn-helix transcriptional regulator, giving the protein MEEVVAAAEIADYLGVSRQRVARLTRRPDFPEPIAHLSVGRIWRASDVRGWAARRASHDEM; this is encoded by the coding sequence GTGGAGGAAGTCGTGGCCGCCGCGGAGATCGCCGACTATCTCGGCGTCTCTCGCCAACGGGTCGCCCGGCTTACCCGCCGCCCTGACTTCCCTGAACCGATCGCGCATCTGTCGGTTGGCCGAATCTGGCGTGCTTCCGATGTGCGCGGTTGGGCAGCGCGGCGTGCCAGTCACGACGAGATGTAG
- a CDS encoding SDR family NAD(P)-dependent oxidoreductase, protein MDARVALVTGATSGIGAQAALALRRRGFVVYAAGRRGDRLADAATKELLPLKLDVTDDGSMVDAIDRIVADRGRIDVLVNNAGYGSLGAIEETTAAEGRRQFEVNVFGAFRLIQLVLPHMRAQRSGRIINVSSAGGKTYGPLGGWYHGTKFALEGMSDSLRRQRTGVVHAGNEQIPGGAEPRRLLGRRPGSCRRGRRP, encoded by the coding sequence GTGGACGCACGGGTAGCGCTCGTCACGGGCGCGACGTCAGGCATCGGAGCGCAGGCGGCCCTGGCGCTCCGTCGGCGCGGCTTCGTCGTGTACGCCGCAGGTCGCCGTGGGGATCGCCTCGCGGATGCGGCGACGAAGGAACTGCTGCCGCTCAAACTCGACGTGACCGATGACGGGTCAATGGTGGACGCCATCGACCGGATCGTCGCCGACCGCGGTCGGATCGACGTGCTGGTCAACAACGCCGGATACGGGTCTCTCGGTGCGATCGAAGAAACGACGGCCGCTGAAGGTCGTAGGCAGTTCGAGGTGAATGTGTTCGGAGCCTTCCGGCTTATCCAACTCGTCCTGCCCCACATGCGTGCGCAACGGAGCGGGCGGATCATCAACGTCTCGTCCGCCGGCGGCAAGACCTACGGCCCGTTGGGCGGGTGGTACCACGGAACCAAGTTCGCCCTCGAAGGCATGAGCGACAGCCTACGGAGGCAGCGGACTGGCGTTGTGCACGCTGGCAACGAACAAATCCCTGGCGGTGCTGAGCCGCGTCGGCTTCTCGGGCGAAGACCTGGCAGCTGTCGCCGCGGCCGCCGCCCGTAA
- a CDS encoding DinB family protein, with the protein MRYTGSVSNAFVQSMAHNFEQALRLMEAALTDCPDELWQTDLWPDEAPTAPTPHGGLHGSAPWFLGYHALSTLDYDLAGEFESWTPPQPFDDNTYGFPNRRFTKPDLLGYVDWCGGRVRQTLDGLTEEMAARPLPSAHRYQGMPFAVIIGSLPLHVVEHAAQIRQFLTAAGRTVQPMPGDRNYMG; encoded by the coding sequence ATGCGCTATACCGGCAGTGTGTCGAACGCGTTTGTGCAGAGCATGGCCCATAACTTCGAACAGGCGCTGCGGCTGATGGAGGCGGCGCTGACCGACTGCCCCGACGAGCTGTGGCAGACAGACTTGTGGCCGGATGAGGCGCCAACGGCTCCGACGCCGCACGGGGGGCTGCACGGCTCGGCTCCCTGGTTCCTCGGCTACCACGCGCTGAGCACGCTCGACTATGACCTGGCCGGCGAGTTCGAGTCGTGGACACCGCCGCAGCCGTTCGACGACAACACCTACGGCTTCCCCAACCGCAGGTTCACCAAGCCCGACCTTCTCGGGTACGTCGATTGGTGCGGCGGCCGCGTACGCCAGACCCTTGATGGCCTCACCGAGGAGATGGCCGCTCGGCCACTTCCGAGCGCGCATCGCTACCAGGGGATGCCATTCGCGGTGATTATCGGAAGCCTGCCGCTGCACGTCGTTGAGCACGCCGCCCAGATCCGTCAGTTCCTCACCGCGGCGGGACGCACAGTGCAACCCATGCCCGGTGACCGTAACTACATGGGTTGA
- a CDS encoding GNAT family N-acetyltransferase gives MRGTHTAVRDLETDALIGNCGMFVGRTSPAEPEIGYMIRCSSRSRGFGSEAAQLVLDECRPAGIGRVRASIRPNNTPSRRIYVIPTH, from the coding sequence GTGCGCGGTACCCATACCGCAGTCCGCGACCTTGAGACCGATGCGTTGATCGGCAATTGCGGCATGTTCGTTGGGCGAACGAGTCCGGCCGAGCCTGAGATCGGTTACATGATCCGCTGTAGCAGCCGGAGCCGCGGTTTCGGCTCAGAAGCGGCACAGCTTGTGCTGGACGAATGTCGACCGGCCGGGATCGGGCGAGTCCGGGCCAGCATCCGCCCGAACAACACGCCGTCGCGCCGCATCTACGTCATTCCCACTCACTGA
- a CDS encoding 5,10-methylenetetrahydrofolate reductase translates to MRDDRAALTRLLSTVRYEVIPTATVEDRVRESVPLDVTVTVTASPTKGLEPTLDLTERLAAAGYRVVPHIAARLIASETHLERIVARLVRAGVEDVFVPAGDADPPVGPYDAALPVLAALSERGNPFPRVGITGYPESHPSIEDDITIQSMWDKRRHATYIVSNLCFDPRVIARWAIRVRRRQVSLPWFLGLAGPVDRAKLVAVATKIGVGESTRFLTRHPSWFARLAVPGGYAPDGLLRNVTRALRSHDVSLTGLHVFTFNQLAETERWRQDLLARYR, encoded by the coding sequence ATGCGCGATGACCGTGCCGCGCTGACGCGACTGCTCTCGACCGTCCGCTACGAGGTGATCCCGACGGCGACCGTCGAGGACCGCGTCCGGGAGAGCGTGCCGCTGGACGTCACCGTGACCGTGACCGCCTCGCCGACCAAGGGCCTCGAACCCACGCTGGACCTGACCGAGCGGCTCGCCGCCGCCGGGTATCGGGTCGTCCCACACATCGCCGCCCGGCTGATCGCGAGCGAGACACACCTCGAGCGGATCGTGGCACGCCTCGTCCGCGCCGGCGTCGAGGACGTGTTCGTGCCCGCCGGTGACGCCGACCCGCCGGTCGGACCCTACGACGCCGCGCTGCCCGTGCTCGCCGCGCTCAGCGAGCGGGGCAACCCGTTCCCGCGGGTCGGCATCACCGGGTATCCGGAAAGCCATCCGTCCATCGAGGACGACATCACCATCCAGTCGATGTGGGACAAGCGCCGGCACGCGACGTACATCGTGAGCAATCTTTGCTTTGATCCCCGCGTCATCGCGCGCTGGGCGATCCGGGTCCGCCGCCGCCAGGTGTCGTTGCCGTGGTTCCTCGGACTCGCCGGCCCGGTCGACCGGGCGAAGCTCGTCGCCGTCGCCACCAAGATCGGCGTCGGCGAGTCGACCCGGTTCCTCACCCGCCACCCGTCGTGGTTCGCCCGGCTGGCCGTGCCCGGCGGCTACGCGCCGGACGGCCTGCTGCGCAACGTCACACGGGCGCTGCGGTCACACGACGTGAGCCTGACCGGTCTACACGTCTTCACGTTCAACCAGCTCGCCGAGACCGAACGGTGGCGCCAGGACCTGCTCGCCCGCTACCGGTAG
- the betA gene encoding choline dehydrogenase, which translates to MSDVDFVIVGGGSAGSVLANRLSADPANRVLVLEAGRPDYPWDVYIHMPAALTFPIGNRFYDWGYSSEPEPHLRDRRIYHARGKVLGGSSSINGMIFQRGNPLDYERWAADPGMGAWDYAHCLPYFRRMEDCLAADPDDSFRGHGGPLVLERGPATSPLFQAFFEAVQQAGYPLTDDVNGYRQEGFAPFDRNIHRGRRLSAARAYLHPAMGRPNLEVRTRVLVSRVLFDGDRAVGVEYRRGSGPVHRVSAGEVILCGGAINTPQLLQLSGVGRAEELTALGIDVVADLPAVGENLQDHLEVYVQHASTQPVSVQPYLKWRRRPEVGLKWLLGRTGPGATNHFEGGGFVRGNDDVAYPNLMFHFLPIAVRYDGSAPAGGHGYQVHIGPMYSDARGTVKIRNADPRVHPELRFNYLSTAKDRREWVEAVRVTRSILSQPAFAPFDGGELSPGAAVETDEQILDWVSRDAETALHPSCTCRMGAGEDSVVDPGSMRVHGLTGLRVVDASAMPYVTNGNIYAPVMMLAEKSADLILGATPAPPLPVEFYRHQPLGRAADAR; encoded by the coding sequence ATGAGCGACGTGGACTTTGTCATCGTGGGTGGCGGATCCGCGGGCAGCGTGCTGGCCAACCGCCTGTCGGCCGACCCGGCCAACCGCGTGCTGGTGCTGGAGGCCGGGCGCCCGGACTATCCGTGGGACGTCTACATCCACATGCCGGCCGCCCTGACGTTTCCGATCGGGAACCGGTTCTACGACTGGGGCTACTCGTCCGAGCCCGAACCGCACCTGCGCGACCGGCGCATCTACCACGCCCGGGGCAAGGTGCTCGGCGGGTCCAGCAGCATCAACGGAATGATCTTCCAGCGCGGCAACCCGCTCGACTACGAGCGGTGGGCCGCCGACCCGGGCATGGGGGCGTGGGACTACGCGCACTGCCTGCCCTATTTCCGGCGGATGGAAGACTGCCTGGCGGCCGATCCAGACGACTCGTTCCGCGGCCACGGCGGCCCGCTCGTGCTCGAACGCGGCCCGGCGACCAGCCCGCTGTTCCAGGCCTTCTTCGAAGCGGTCCAGCAGGCCGGTTACCCGCTGACCGACGACGTCAACGGCTACCGGCAGGAGGGCTTCGCCCCGTTCGACCGCAACATCCACCGGGGGCGGCGGCTGTCGGCGGCCCGCGCCTACCTGCACCCGGCGATGGGCCGGCCCAACCTCGAGGTGCGTACCCGCGTGCTCGTCTCCCGGGTGCTCTTCGACGGCGACCGGGCCGTCGGCGTCGAATACCGGCGGGGCTCGGGGCCGGTGCACCGGGTCAGCGCGGGCGAGGTCATCCTCTGCGGCGGCGCCATCAACACCCCCCAACTCCTCCAGCTGTCCGGCGTCGGCCGCGCCGAGGAACTGACCGCCCTGGGCATCGACGTGGTGGCCGACCTGCCGGCCGTCGGGGAAAACCTTCAGGACCATCTCGAGGTGTACGTGCAGCACGCGTCCACCCAGCCGGTGTCGGTGCAGCCCTACCTGAAGTGGCGACGCCGGCCCGAGGTCGGGCTCAAGTGGTTGCTCGGCCGCACCGGACCGGGCGCCACGAACCATTTCGAGGGCGGCGGTTTCGTCCGCGGCAACGACGACGTCGCGTACCCCAATCTGATGTTCCATTTCCTGCCCATCGCCGTGCGCTACGACGGCTCGGCGCCCGCCGGTGGCCACGGCTATCAGGTCCACATCGGACCCATGTACTCCGACGCGCGTGGCACTGTCAAGATCAGGAACGCGGATCCGCGGGTGCATCCCGAACTGCGGTTCAACTACCTGTCCACCGCCAAGGACCGGCGCGAATGGGTCGAGGCCGTCCGGGTCACTCGCAGCATCCTCAGCCAGCCGGCGTTCGCGCCGTTCGACGGCGGTGAGCTCTCGCCGGGCGCCGCGGTCGAGACCGACGAGCAGATCCTGGACTGGGTCAGCCGCGACGCCGAGACGGCACTGCACCCGTCGTGCACCTGCCGGATGGGTGCCGGTGAGGACTCGGTCGTCGACCCGGGCAGCATGCGGGTGCACGGCCTGACCGGCTTGCGCGTGGTCGACGCGTCCGCGATGCCCTACGTCACCAATGGCAACATCTACGCGCCGGTGATGATGCTCGCCGAGAAGAGCGCCGACCTCATCCTGGGCGCCACGCCGGCGCCCCCTTTGCCGGTGGAGTTCTACCGGCATCAACCTCTTGGCCGGGCAGCGGATGCGCGATGA
- a CDS encoding sarcosine oxidase subunit gamma encodes MDDLLALRRSPLAHLADELAATGIIRELPYLTSYEVRGDPAEPAMTDLAATLFGGPLLAAAWPAAGRAVGPGPRYALWCGPGWYLVVDAPGATLPIEAVDVSAARTVLELTGPHARDVLAHGCAIDLHPRAFGPGSCAQTNLAKAQVILHRTATAYRVFVRASYADYLARWLIDAAVEYVRGEPADR; translated from the coding sequence ATGGATGACCTGCTCGCCCTGCGCCGCAGCCCCTTGGCGCACCTGGCCGACGAGTTGGCGGCCACCGGCATCATCCGCGAACTGCCCTACCTGACCTCCTACGAGGTGCGCGGCGATCCCGCCGAGCCGGCGATGACGGACCTGGCCGCGACCCTGTTCGGTGGCCCGCTGCTGGCCGCCGCGTGGCCCGCCGCCGGCCGCGCCGTCGGCCCAGGACCGCGCTACGCCCTGTGGTGCGGGCCCGGCTGGTATCTGGTCGTCGACGCGCCAGGCGCCACGCTCCCGATCGAGGCTGTGGACGTGTCAGCCGCCCGCACCGTGCTGGAGCTGACCGGGCCGCACGCCCGCGACGTGCTGGCCCACGGCTGCGCCATCGACCTGCACCCCCGCGCCTTCGGGCCGGGCTCGTGCGCCCAGACCAACCTGGCCAAGGCCCAGGTGATCCTGCACCGGACCGCGACCGCCTACCGGGTCTTCGTCCGCGCCTCCTACGCCGACTACCTGGCCCGGTGGCTCATAGACGCGGCCGTCGAATACGTCAGAGGGGAGCCCGCAGACCGATGA